The following are encoded in a window of Paraburkholderia hospita genomic DNA:
- a CDS encoding ABC transporter permease gives MNSVAPRSDATPARTLSLGVARRYGIYLFLVALIALSGAWSPAFLRADNVVNMLVQFAPLGIVVIGQVFVILVGGLDLSVASVMATAAVIATAFDDTNHSAPAIFGVTLVLCIGAGLLNGLLVTKRQVSPFLATFATAVVLDGLRFAYTQGAPSGNVPPLFHVLGTGSIAAVPVNVLLLIACAIVFGTLLHLSTFGRRVYMVGGNAVAARLVGVSPDTVRIACYVISALLAGLAGLILSGYVGIVDNWVGRGFELDSIVAAVMGGLALSGGRGSLLGGLAGAAILVIVFNIVLLIGMPVQAQIIVKGVIIIGASACYVSRRQR, from the coding sequence ATGAACTCGGTTGCTCCGCGCAGCGACGCCACACCGGCGCGCACGCTGTCACTCGGTGTCGCGCGACGCTATGGCATCTATCTGTTTCTCGTGGCGCTGATTGCGCTTTCGGGCGCATGGTCGCCTGCTTTCCTTCGCGCCGACAACGTCGTCAACATGCTGGTGCAGTTCGCGCCGCTCGGCATCGTCGTGATTGGCCAGGTGTTCGTCATTCTCGTGGGCGGACTCGATCTGTCGGTTGCCTCCGTGATGGCGACGGCGGCCGTGATCGCCACCGCGTTCGACGACACGAACCATTCAGCCCCTGCCATCTTCGGCGTCACGCTCGTGCTGTGCATCGGTGCGGGGCTACTCAACGGTCTGCTCGTCACGAAGCGTCAGGTGTCGCCGTTTCTCGCAACCTTCGCCACAGCCGTCGTGCTCGACGGTCTGCGCTTCGCCTACACGCAAGGCGCGCCGTCAGGCAACGTTCCACCGCTCTTTCACGTGCTGGGAACAGGCTCGATCGCGGCCGTGCCCGTCAACGTGCTGTTGCTGATCGCGTGCGCGATCGTATTCGGCACGCTGCTGCATCTGTCCACGTTCGGGCGACGTGTGTACATGGTGGGCGGCAACGCCGTCGCCGCGAGACTGGTCGGCGTGAGTCCCGACACCGTGCGCATCGCCTGCTACGTGATCAGCGCGCTGCTTGCCGGGCTGGCGGGACTGATCCTGTCGGGCTATGTCGGCATCGTCGACAACTGGGTGGGGCGCGGCTTCGAACTCGATTCGATCGTCGCCGCAGTGATGGGCGGCCTCGCGCTCTCCGGCGGCCGCGGCTCGCTGCTGGGCGGACTTGCGGGCGCAGCAATTCTCGTCATCGTCTTCAACATCGTGCTGCTGATCGGCATGCCCGTGCAGGCGCAGATCATCGTCAAGGGCGTGATCATCATCGGCGCATCCGCGTGCTACGTGAGCCGCCGGCAGCGCTGA
- a CDS encoding ABC transporter permease: MRSLIRRRVAPNAAVYIVAGLIAVLFIAGASVNDRFSTLSNLLNVHQQSTGLALVALGQTLAVLTGGIDLSVGSLISVAATLTSGLSDATRGGWGVAISVAIALSVLVGLANGLLVLWLRVHPLIVTLGMGAVLQGGILYYANGPVGSVPDGFDALAYGRYANVPVTATVVLLLYGCVSYFMRNTRLGRYVYLVGDDDNAATLSGIPRKRVILFVYTFSSLCAGMTGIYLAAQFGSGQPYLGANYTLASITPVVVGGTILSGGRGGVIGTLLGVYLLSMLNNLINFAGVPSQYQLIVQGIAIIAAVCVNVQQKRRLA; this comes from the coding sequence ATGCGTTCGCTCATTAGGCGTCGCGTCGCACCGAACGCGGCCGTATATATCGTTGCGGGCCTGATTGCGGTGCTGTTCATCGCGGGGGCCAGCGTCAACGACCGCTTTTCGACCCTGTCCAATCTGCTGAACGTCCATCAGCAGTCGACGGGACTCGCGCTCGTCGCGCTCGGGCAGACACTCGCCGTTCTAACAGGCGGCATCGATCTGTCTGTCGGCTCGCTGATCAGCGTCGCGGCGACGCTCACCTCGGGTTTGTCGGATGCCACACGAGGCGGATGGGGCGTGGCGATTTCGGTCGCGATTGCGCTGTCCGTCCTCGTGGGACTGGCCAATGGTCTGCTCGTGCTCTGGCTGCGCGTCCATCCGCTAATCGTGACGCTGGGTATGGGTGCCGTGCTGCAAGGCGGCATCCTGTACTACGCGAACGGCCCCGTGGGCAGCGTGCCGGACGGCTTCGACGCGCTGGCCTACGGCCGATACGCTAATGTGCCCGTCACCGCCACCGTCGTGCTGCTCCTCTATGGCTGCGTGTCGTATTTCATGCGCAATACGCGCCTCGGCCGATACGTCTACCTCGTCGGCGACGACGACAACGCGGCGACGCTATCGGGCATTCCGCGCAAACGCGTCATTCTGTTCGTCTACACGTTCTCGTCACTCTGCGCAGGCATGACGGGCATCTATCTCGCTGCCCAGTTCGGCTCGGGCCAACCGTATCTCGGCGCGAACTACACGCTTGCGTCGATTACGCCCGTTGTCGTCGGCGGCACGATTCTGAGCGGAGGGCGTGGCGGCGTCATCGGTACGCTGCTCGGCGTGTATCTACTCAGCATGCTCAACAACCTGATCAACTTCGCTGGCGTGCCGTCGCAGTATCAGCTCATCGTGCAGGGTATCGCGATCATCGCGGCCGTCTGCGTCAACGTCCAGCAGAAACGGAGGCTCGCATGA